In Thermospira aquatica, the following proteins share a genomic window:
- a CDS encoding MATE family efflux transporter has translation MGKRSFFWNTSLSLMGFGLLTLTNFLYSIVTVRLLSPREFSAYNTFFYFLLSLPLPSFQLAVAKSVSRYSPSVDLKSLFSSFVVLSGLSGIAYLIFSPLLWYLYGKNYPFLVVIGFFVLQGWIWLSGLRGIFQGSLRFGTYSLNMALEGIFRLLLGSLGLIVGLGVYGALGASIASGMIGILFLVFPLFFSGTSFKPSQCDTSLLSSFFRAFFILLPFGLLVVLDQTIINRFIPSYGQIVNLSSLFGKNLIALSLTVAHVVFAYVVKEGEDRFLLRGMGLVVALFFLAYGGTFFLGHWLFQLLFATTTGADFLPLYILYCLPLGILQLLVNYGIAEEQYWLTPFLWIMLVLTAFSMMIFARLNAFSLIGFYLLGMILHTLFLIPLIIILLVRKKNSQASEKKL, from the coding sequence ATGGGTAAGCGCTCATTTTTTTGGAATACATCTCTCTCCCTGATGGGGTTTGGTCTCCTCACTCTTACCAATTTCCTCTACAGTATTGTGACGGTACGGCTTTTATCTCCTCGTGAGTTTTCCGCTTACAATACTTTTTTCTATTTTTTGCTTTCTCTTCCCCTTCCCTCGTTTCAACTTGCTGTCGCTAAATCGGTAAGTCGATACTCTCCATCGGTTGATCTCAAGAGTCTTTTTTCTTCATTTGTGGTTTTGTCCGGATTATCAGGGATAGCCTATCTCATTTTTTCTCCTCTCCTGTGGTATCTCTATGGAAAAAACTATCCCTTTCTCGTGGTTATTGGTTTCTTTGTTTTACAGGGATGGATATGGCTCTCTGGACTTCGAGGAATCTTTCAAGGAAGTTTGCGTTTTGGTACCTATAGTCTCAATATGGCATTAGAGGGGATCTTTAGGCTTTTGCTAGGAAGCCTGGGGCTTATTGTTGGATTAGGTGTGTATGGGGCTCTTGGAGCATCCATAGCAAGCGGTATGATAGGTATTCTCTTTCTGGTTTTCCCTCTTTTCTTTTCTGGTACTTCTTTCAAACCATCGCAGTGCGATACCTCGCTGCTTTCTTCTTTTTTTCGGGCTTTTTTTATCCTTCTCCCCTTCGGGCTGCTGGTAGTACTCGATCAAACCATCATCAATCGATTTATCCCATCCTATGGGCAAATAGTAAATCTTTCCAGTCTCTTTGGAAAAAACCTGATTGCTCTCTCCCTCACAGTCGCTCATGTTGTCTTTGCGTATGTGGTGAAAGAGGGTGAAGACAGATTTCTCCTCAGAGGCATGGGACTTGTGGTGGCTCTCTTTTTTCTTGCTTATGGGGGAACATTCTTTCTGGGCCACTGGTTATTTCAGCTACTTTTTGCCACAACCACAGGGGCTGATTTTCTTCCTCTTTATATCCTTTACTGCCTACCGCTGGGGATTCTTCAGTTATTGGTGAACTACGGTATTGCCGAAGAACAATACTGGCTTACGCCTTTTCTGTGGATCATGCTTGTTTTAACCGCTTTTAGCATGATGATTTTTGCTCGACTCAATGCTTTTTCTCTTATTGGTTTTTACCTTTTGGGAATGATTCTTCATACTCTTTTTCTCATTCCTCTCATTATTATCCTGCTTGTTCGCAAAAAAAATTCACAAGCCTCTGAAAAAAAACTTTAA
- a CDS encoding YdcF family protein has translation MKMRSKFLLVSGTVCLLFFLSFFSILYLVQNFPVSDQLPENGIIVVFGAGIYNTRPSLTLQMRLDKALEIAQKISNTLFYLSGTKSEVIIMRQYLIKQGISRNKLIEDPEGKTTAYTIRNLSRSYKNETLILVSQHYHLRRIALLCRKHHLLNAFFVATDHRSVDNQFSLVLREVFAMYKAFLWD, from the coding sequence ATGAAAATGCGATCAAAATTTCTTCTCGTGAGTGGAACGGTATGTCTTTTGTTTTTTCTATCGTTTTTTTCTATTCTTTATCTTGTGCAAAACTTCCCTGTTTCAGATCAACTTCCTGAAAATGGAATTATCGTGGTATTTGGTGCCGGGATATACAACACCCGCCCCTCCCTCACCCTTCAAATGAGGCTTGATAAAGCCCTCGAAATTGCTCAAAAAATTTCTAATACCCTCTTTTACCTCAGTGGCACCAAATCAGAAGTTATTATTATGCGTCAGTACCTAATAAAACAGGGTATTTCCAGAAATAAACTCATAGAAGACCCCGAAGGAAAAACAACAGCCTACACCATACGCAATCTTTCTCGATCTTACAAAAATGAGACCCTTATCCTCGTGAGTCAACACTACCATTTAAGGCGCATCGCTCTCCTCTGTAGAAAACACCATCTCCTCAATGCTTTCTTTGTAGCAACAGATCATCGCTCTGTAGACAACCAGTTTTCACTCGTTTTGCGAGAGGTGTTTGCCATGTACAAGGCATTCCTCTGGGATTAG
- a CDS encoding 7-carboxy-7-deazaguanine synthase QueE codes for MQIDEIFLSLQGETEFVGIPFLFVRFSGCNLRCSYCDTPAAFTISPTCHIHFHGQESFLSNPLSIEQLTTLLSPYQGYWLSFTGGEPLLQREALETCLTHLKGFRFWMETNGTLPEALSPIIFSHIDVWSMDLKLPSAIGKNLWETQERFFSRIAETGKTIILKVILTPTTTLEEMEEVWKHFLLWREKTRSLSLTFQPMTSEKKVIQSESLRWAYEKTLSWPDGKVHLIPQIHPILQIP; via the coding sequence ATGCAGATAGACGAGATTTTTCTCTCTCTTCAAGGAGAAACAGAGTTTGTCGGGATCCCGTTTCTTTTTGTAAGGTTTTCTGGATGTAACCTGAGATGTAGCTATTGTGATACCCCTGCAGCCTTTACAATCTCTCCTACCTGCCACATTCATTTCCATGGACAGGAAAGCTTCCTCTCCAATCCCCTTTCCATCGAACAGCTGACAACGCTTCTTTCTCCTTATCAGGGATATTGGCTCAGCTTCACAGGGGGAGAACCGCTTCTTCAGAGAGAGGCTCTCGAAACATGCCTTACTCATCTCAAGGGTTTCCGGTTCTGGATGGAAACCAATGGCACACTTCCAGAGGCACTTTCTCCCATTATTTTCTCTCATATCGATGTGTGGAGTATGGATCTGAAGCTTCCCTCTGCTATCGGAAAAAACCTCTGGGAAACACAGGAAAGATTCTTCTCCCGTATTGCCGAAACAGGCAAAACAATTATCCTCAAAGTCATTCTCACCCCCACAACAACCCTTGAAGAGATGGAAGAGGTGTGGAAGCATTTTCTTCTCTGGAGAGAAAAAACAAGAAGTCTCTCCCTCACGTTCCAACCCATGACATCAGAAAAAAAGGTCATTCAAAGTGAATCCCTTCGCTGGGCTTATGAGAAAACCCTCTCCTGGCCTGATGGGAAAGTCCATCTTATCCCACAGATCCATCCCATCCTGCAGATCCCCTAA
- a CDS encoding PEGA domain-containing protein, whose translation MFILLSFVVALTSCGSALKEEVATEKEGVYRLLRDFYACDFPLVVSSIKNLNRQTNFAYLEEAIPETLGLLFQSMENDYTLIDALEYIRLRGFPVALEDKILSAKVRSWETYKELQTTMITQTGVQIITNNKLIQSNTITNLVKTNVFHFRTNVYEEFLTKEFPDLLEEIARCRFSWRIEKRAQDTVQRDTTLVTNQRMPGWTYEGNVQGSLNVFENKMGPSEVEVKLVFFKIVAYKTNRLEMVIRTTEDKLYEEFLKKQGEIRRFYLGGDLLDVEISTDPEDANVYFDGVYVGRSPLVYEGVRPGVHSLQLVKEGFATVYYDISLVKGGKNLVKTALRPLTMTGIVVLEGESNRLVFLDSLYRGMTPLTISNVSLGEPHVLMIRSDDREYEDVLYNFTLTPEKSSLVLPVGKGYSLASRRFQRNVAWGLCFGGWGVTLGLAVGHFYTSSLMRYYQDQLYNPNLTDAQKRAYTSEVTFYGEWQQRLFTYGILSSLVSLGLTGYALYQERAYVAYDPASQQWTIEIRQAF comes from the coding sequence TTGTTTATCCTCCTGTCTTTTGTGGTGGCTTTAACCAGCTGTGGAAGTGCCCTGAAAGAGGAAGTCGCAACAGAAAAAGAGGGGGTTTATCGTCTCTTACGGGACTTTTATGCGTGTGATTTTCCCCTTGTGGTCTCCTCTATAAAAAATCTGAATAGGCAGACCAATTTTGCTTATCTGGAAGAGGCTATCCCTGAAACCTTGGGACTTCTTTTTCAATCTATGGAAAACGATTATACCCTGATTGATGCTCTCGAGTATATAAGACTTCGGGGATTTCCTGTTGCTTTGGAAGATAAAATTCTTTCTGCAAAGGTAAGATCGTGGGAAACATACAAAGAGCTCCAGACCACAATGATTACCCAGACAGGGGTTCAGATCATTACTAACAATAAGCTTATTCAAAGCAATACGATAACGAATCTTGTGAAAACGAACGTTTTTCATTTTCGGACAAATGTGTATGAAGAGTTTTTGACGAAGGAGTTTCCTGATCTTTTAGAAGAAATTGCCCGTTGTCGTTTTTCCTGGAGGATAGAGAAGCGCGCCCAGGATACTGTGCAACGTGATACAACGCTTGTGACGAATCAGAGAATGCCTGGCTGGACCTATGAGGGTAATGTTCAGGGAAGTTTGAATGTTTTTGAGAATAAAATGGGGCCATCCGAGGTAGAGGTAAAACTCGTATTTTTTAAAATAGTGGCCTACAAGACAAATCGTCTTGAAATGGTTATCAGAACAACAGAAGACAAACTCTATGAAGAGTTTTTGAAAAAACAAGGAGAGATTCGTCGTTTCTATCTTGGGGGAGATCTTTTAGATGTTGAGATATCAACAGATCCAGAAGACGCCAATGTGTATTTTGATGGAGTGTATGTTGGAAGATCGCCACTCGTGTATGAGGGGGTACGTCCTGGCGTACACTCTCTTCAACTGGTTAAAGAGGGTTTTGCTACTGTTTATTATGATATTTCTCTGGTCAAAGGTGGGAAAAACCTTGTTAAGACAGCCCTTCGCCCTCTGACAATGACAGGGATAGTGGTACTTGAGGGGGAGAGTAATCGCCTCGTATTTCTGGATTCTCTGTATCGAGGAATGACGCCTCTGACGATAAGCAATGTTTCCCTCGGTGAGCCCCATGTGCTTATGATTCGTTCTGATGATAGAGAGTATGAAGATGTATTGTACAATTTTACGCTTACACCGGAGAAATCTTCTCTGGTACTTCCCGTCGGGAAAGGGTACTCTCTTGCCTCCCGTCGTTTCCAGAGAAATGTGGCCTGGGGGCTGTGTTTTGGAGGGTGGGGAGTAACCCTGGGACTTGCTGTTGGTCATTTTTACACTTCTTCTTTAATGCGATATTATCAGGATCAACTCTACAACCCGAATCTTACCGATGCTCAGAAAAGGGCCTATACTTCTGAAGTGACTTTCTATGGAGAATGGCAACAGAGACTCTTCACGTATGGGATTCTTTCTTCTCTGGTTTCTCTGGGATTAACAGGGTATGCACTTTATCAAGAAAGAGCGTATGTAGCGTACGATCCTGCTTCTCAGCAATGGACCATAGAAATTCGGCAAGCGTTTTAG
- the purS gene encoding phosphoribosylformylglycinamidine synthase subunit PurS: MKVKVEVFLRSDVFDPQGKAILNAVHHLGYHKVGSVQVGKVFILDVEGSKEEVERQTKEIADKLLANPIIENFTVSFL, encoded by the coding sequence ATGAAGGTTAAAGTAGAAGTTTTTTTGCGAAGTGACGTGTTTGATCCTCAAGGGAAAGCTATTCTCAATGCTGTGCACCATCTTGGGTATCACAAAGTCGGTTCCGTTCAAGTGGGGAAAGTTTTTATTCTGGATGTAGAGGGGAGCAAGGAAGAGGTTGAGAGGCAGACCAAAGAGATTGCCGACAAGCTTCTTGCCAATCCGATTATAGAAAATTTTACAGTAAGCTTTTTATAA
- the lysA gene encoding diaminopimelate decarboxylase produces MIQPYQIENNQLTIGGVKVCELIGEFGSPLYVYHADVIRDRYNTLFHAIPYPHKRIHYAMKANSNLRILKMLLEMGACIDAVSLNEVRLALHAGFPAERILFTGINTKTEELHWLVSQNIRVNIGSLHMLQKYASLFPGSEVSIRINPDFGGGHHSHVITGGRESKFGIFYSQDSHYNQIPQAKNIIENAHLKLVGIHAHIGSGILEEGKFIDLVSLILSIAKQFPDLEFVDFGGGFGIPYRPEEKPFQFDLFADHLKNTMEKFTREYGKEITIAFEPGRFIVAEAGILLTTVTDIKHTPKYTFVGVDSGFNHLIRPMAYGSYHPIFNAFRVQGEQQEVVIAGYLCESGDLFTRDENGPKTRLITTPLEGDVLAILNAGAYGFSMSSNYNMHPRPAEVLIENNTARLIRRRETFEDMIRFFV; encoded by the coding sequence ATGATACAACCTTACCAGATTGAAAATAATCAGCTTACCATTGGAGGTGTCAAGGTATGCGAACTTATAGGGGAATTTGGCAGTCCTCTATACGTGTACCATGCTGATGTGATACGGGACCGTTACAACACCCTTTTTCATGCTATTCCCTATCCTCACAAACGTATCCATTATGCCATGAAAGCAAACAGCAATCTCCGTATTCTCAAGATGCTTCTCGAGATGGGAGCTTGTATAGATGCCGTTTCCTTAAATGAGGTAAGACTTGCTCTCCATGCTGGTTTTCCTGCAGAGAGAATCCTTTTTACTGGTATCAACACCAAAACAGAAGAACTCCACTGGCTTGTCTCGCAAAATATCCGTGTAAATATTGGTTCTCTTCACATGCTTCAGAAGTATGCATCCCTTTTCCCTGGATCGGAAGTTTCCATCCGCATAAATCCAGATTTTGGAGGTGGTCATCATTCTCATGTGATCACCGGAGGAAGAGAAAGTAAATTCGGTATTTTCTATAGTCAGGACAGCCATTATAACCAGATTCCTCAAGCAAAAAACATCATTGAAAACGCTCACCTTAAACTCGTTGGCATCCATGCCCATATCGGTTCAGGTATTCTTGAAGAGGGGAAGTTTATTGATCTTGTCTCTCTCATTCTTTCAATTGCGAAACAGTTTCCAGATCTTGAGTTTGTTGATTTTGGTGGAGGATTTGGTATCCCCTACCGACCTGAAGAAAAACCTTTCCAGTTTGATCTGTTTGCGGATCACCTCAAAAATACTATGGAAAAATTTACACGTGAGTATGGGAAGGAGATTACTATTGCCTTTGAACCAGGGAGATTTATTGTCGCGGAAGCAGGTATTCTTCTCACTACAGTAACTGACATCAAACACACTCCGAAATATACTTTTGTTGGTGTTGATTCGGGGTTCAACCATCTCATCCGTCCCATGGCCTATGGAAGTTATCATCCTATTTTCAATGCCTTCCGGGTACAGGGCGAACAACAAGAGGTTGTCATCGCTGGGTACCTCTGTGAATCCGGAGATCTCTTTACACGGGATGAAAACGGCCCAAAAACACGGTTGATCACTACTCCGCTTGAGGGTGACGTGCTTGCCATCCTCAATGCTGGTGCCTATGGATTTTCTATGAGCTCTAACTATAACATGCATCCACGTCCTGCCGAAGTTCTCATCGAGAATAACACAGCTCGTCTTATTCGCCGACGTGAAACCTTTGAAGACATGATCCGATTTTTTGTCTAA
- a CDS encoding methyl-accepting chemotaxis protein, whose translation MQRFSLRLQLFVGMITLFIISIGGIGVLNYIMAQQSLQKSLEDHIDSVIDLSYNFLNREIVAISGNYLKGVTFSARHSVSAILQDVKNKKIKEKDAMNLVKRYLFSIPIGKTGYPAILNGKGEVVLHPKLPAGTNLSSFDFIQEALKKKEGIVFYSWKNPGEQQAREKFLYVSYIPEKDWYFCSTAYIDEFSDMVELSSLRGAFKITGDLKDVKVFLMDEHGFILFHPTLSTGTFFSNVVQDGENILTSIVSTGNGFISYTINDTEGKSTPVFAYFKTLKLSSTQWILVAELPKQTIQQLTFQFRLINMTVIVVAFILMLIISFWLTKSIQNSLKNIQTKLENISSGTEKADLSRRIEIQMHNEIGTIASLMNRFLDKINNDLLSVRETSLFLKNATVQSQEIMEKTLKQSLESIKNKVIQIDFSTENATSGIEELTANLEEMSRSIQSIMHNMEQQASAVEESASSIEEMVRNIENITATTMKSQAISTNLNNVAQEGGEAVKKAISSIKEVSEYSQQIRKMLQIISNIAKQTNLLAMNAAIEAAHAGEAGKGFAIVAEEIRRLSEDTNKNAREIGEVINVIVDRIEQSVKLSEKAGIGLDMILTYSQQNNQMINQINLAMSEQNQGAKEILASTHEIVKITEEVKIAITEQNTATQDFGDAVRGLRDLSLENKKIIQDHLNDLNTLLNGIEEIQKILNEVVSHTNSLDHLLGSFILKEKHHGIDAHALEQ comes from the coding sequence ATGCAGCGTTTTTCTCTGCGTCTTCAACTTTTTGTAGGAATGATAACGCTCTTTATTATATCTATTGGAGGCATTGGTGTACTAAACTATATCATGGCACAGCAATCGCTTCAAAAATCTCTGGAGGATCACATTGATTCTGTCATTGATCTCTCCTACAATTTTCTTAACCGAGAGATAGTAGCTATCTCCGGAAATTACCTCAAAGGCGTCACTTTCTCTGCTCGTCACAGTGTATCAGCAATCCTTCAAGATGTAAAAAACAAAAAAATAAAAGAAAAAGACGCCATGAATCTTGTGAAACGCTATCTTTTTTCCATACCCATAGGCAAAACAGGGTATCCCGCCATCCTTAATGGCAAGGGAGAAGTTGTCCTCCACCCCAAACTCCCCGCGGGGACCAATCTCTCCTCGTTTGATTTTATTCAGGAAGCCCTTAAAAAAAAAGAAGGAATCGTCTTTTACTCCTGGAAAAACCCCGGTGAACAACAAGCAAGAGAAAAATTCCTCTATGTCTCCTATATCCCAGAAAAAGACTGGTATTTCTGTTCGACGGCATATATCGATGAATTCTCCGATATGGTTGAGCTTTCAAGCCTCCGGGGAGCCTTTAAGATTACCGGTGACTTGAAAGATGTTAAAGTGTTTCTCATGGATGAGCATGGTTTTATTCTCTTTCATCCTACTCTTTCCACAGGAACATTTTTTTCCAATGTGGTTCAAGATGGAGAAAATATCCTCACAAGTATCGTCTCTACAGGCAATGGGTTTATCTCATATACCATCAATGATACCGAAGGAAAATCAACACCTGTCTTTGCCTATTTTAAGACTCTGAAATTAAGTTCAACGCAATGGATCCTCGTGGCAGAACTCCCGAAACAAACCATCCAACAACTTACCTTTCAGTTTCGTTTGATAAATATGACGGTAATTGTGGTGGCTTTTATTTTGATGCTTATCATTAGCTTTTGGCTCACTAAAAGTATCCAAAATTCTCTCAAAAATATTCAAACCAAGCTGGAAAATATCTCCTCTGGAACAGAAAAAGCGGATCTCAGTCGTCGTATTGAAATACAAATGCACAATGAAATCGGGACTATTGCATCCCTTATGAATCGTTTCCTTGATAAAATCAATAACGATCTCCTTAGTGTCCGGGAAACCTCTCTCTTTTTGAAAAACGCCACAGTCCAATCTCAAGAAATTATGGAAAAAACTCTCAAACAGAGTCTTGAGTCCATTAAAAACAAGGTTATCCAGATAGACTTTTCCACAGAAAATGCAACCTCTGGTATAGAAGAGCTCACTGCCAACCTTGAAGAAATGAGTCGTTCTATCCAGAGTATCATGCACAACATGGAACAACAGGCATCGGCTGTAGAAGAAAGTGCCAGTTCCATTGAGGAAATGGTACGCAATATAGAAAATATCACAGCTACCACCATGAAATCTCAGGCAATCTCCACAAACCTCAATAACGTTGCCCAGGAAGGTGGTGAGGCTGTCAAAAAAGCCATCTCCTCCATTAAAGAGGTTTCTGAATATTCCCAGCAGATCCGTAAAATGCTTCAGATTATCTCCAATATTGCCAAACAAACTAACCTCCTCGCCATGAATGCAGCTATTGAAGCCGCCCATGCTGGTGAAGCAGGGAAGGGATTTGCTATTGTGGCTGAGGAAATTCGAAGACTCTCTGAAGACACCAACAAAAACGCCAGAGAGATTGGCGAAGTGATCAATGTGATTGTGGACCGCATTGAACAATCCGTTAAACTCTCAGAAAAAGCCGGTATAGGTCTTGATATGATCTTGACCTATTCCCAACAAAATAACCAGATGATCAATCAGATAAACCTGGCGATGTCTGAACAAAACCAGGGTGCCAAAGAAATCCTTGCTTCTACCCATGAGATCGTAAAGATCACCGAAGAAGTAAAAATTGCTATCACCGAACAAAATACCGCTACACAGGATTTCGGAGATGCCGTGCGTGGACTCAGGGATCTTTCTCTCGAGAATAAAAAGATCATTCAGGATCACCTTAATGATCTTAATACCCTTCTTAACGGCATCGAAGAGATTCAGAAAATTCTCAACGAAGTGGTTTCCCACACCAATTCCTTAGACCATCTTCTTGGCTCATTTATTCTAAAAGAAAAACACCACGGAATAGATGCTCATGCTCTGGAACAATAA
- a CDS encoding Ppx/GppA phosphatase family protein, which produces MLWNNKPELFGLLDIGSHTIKLYILEIQGREKKWKIIDSLWMPIQLGKDILTRGVIRQETLTDLHNILKRYQETLQSYRIKEIKAFITSALSEASNSESVISRCESILGVPVTIIHPHQENEAIYLAISDIIQGHPELRQQGLLICHVGSGSSRIFIQQRGNLLFSQTYHTGILRFSQFLPTNPAAYESYFFPFIKQLSATLKSVLGEENLSLVLLNDDIVHMVEHLGYKEKHGLYEIRRQELERMSFHFLSLPPEDLVLHYNISDTAVQSIKLSLVFFLSLLHYLNLSTLYLPHTLSTFGFAYELFQKKETSLIPIILSSAKTIAKRYLYDAEHAHKVMEYGCLLFDKLQKPYHLEQKERLYLQLAALLHDIGYFVSATNHHKNTYDLLRNTEIFGLSPEEILYIALIARYHRRSAPKKTHGDFMNLDMHERIMITRLSAMLRLANAMDSCHQQVIRHLEIKLTEHSLHLLCHIEPRNQQAFEVIENAIHLNKTFFENFFGIKVVVEKL; this is translated from the coding sequence ATGCTCTGGAACAATAAACCTGAGTTATTTGGCCTTCTCGATATTGGATCCCATACCATCAAACTCTACATCCTCGAAATCCAAGGACGAGAAAAAAAATGGAAAATCATAGACTCTCTCTGGATGCCCATCCAGCTCGGAAAAGATATTCTCACCCGTGGTGTCATTCGTCAGGAAACATTAACTGATCTTCATAATATTCTGAAACGCTATCAAGAGACACTTCAAAGCTACCGAATCAAAGAAATCAAAGCATTTATCACGAGCGCCCTCAGTGAAGCAAGTAACAGCGAATCGGTGATCTCTCGATGCGAAAGTATCCTGGGTGTACCTGTAACCATTATTCATCCCCATCAAGAAAATGAGGCTATTTACCTTGCAATCAGCGATATTATTCAAGGACATCCCGAGCTAAGACAACAGGGACTTCTCATCTGTCACGTGGGAAGTGGCTCAAGTCGTATCTTTATTCAGCAGAGGGGAAATCTTCTTTTCAGCCAGACGTATCATACAGGCATTCTTCGATTCAGCCAGTTTTTGCCGACCAATCCTGCCGCGTATGAAAGCTATTTTTTCCCTTTTATAAAACAACTCTCTGCAACCCTTAAAAGCGTATTAGGCGAAGAAAATCTCAGTCTCGTTCTCCTCAATGACGACATTGTTCATATGGTAGAACACCTCGGCTATAAAGAAAAACACGGTCTGTATGAAATTCGTCGTCAAGAGCTCGAACGAATGTCTTTTCATTTTCTTTCTCTCCCGCCAGAAGATTTGGTACTTCACTACAACATTTCTGATACAGCGGTTCAAAGTATCAAACTCTCCCTTGTCTTTTTCCTCTCTCTTTTGCATTATCTTAATCTCTCTACCCTCTACCTACCCCATACGTTGAGCACCTTTGGATTTGCTTACGAACTTTTTCAGAAAAAGGAAACATCCCTCATACCCATTATCCTTTCCTCGGCAAAAACTATCGCGAAACGCTACCTCTACGACGCCGAACATGCCCACAAGGTAATGGAATATGGTTGTCTTCTTTTTGATAAACTTCAAAAACCCTACCATCTTGAGCAAAAAGAAAGACTTTACCTCCAGCTAGCGGCTCTTCTTCATGATATTGGGTACTTTGTCAGTGCTACCAACCATCACAAAAACACCTATGATCTCTTAAGAAACACGGAAATCTTTGGACTGAGTCCCGAGGAAATCCTCTATATTGCCCTTATTGCTCGTTATCACCGTCGCTCAGCTCCCAAGAAAACCCATGGGGATTTTATGAATCTAGATATGCACGAGAGAATCATGATCACTCGTTTATCTGCCATGCTTCGTCTTGCCAATGCTATGGATAGTTGCCACCAACAGGTAATACGACACCTTGAAATAAAACTTACAGAACATTCTCTTCACCTTCTCTGTCATATTGAACCAAGAAACCAGCAAGCTTTTGAAGTGATAGAAAACGCCATTCACCTGAACAAAACCTTTTTTGAAAACTTTTTTGGCATAAAAGTGGTGGTAGAAAAACTATGA